The following proteins are encoded in a genomic region of Desulfosporosinus youngiae DSM 17734:
- a CDS encoding SagB/ThcOx family dehydrogenase codes for MDKFYWAPSILWTIRDTGTLIINGEEYSESLSGLFPRFYFLTAKGVTLSQLLSEFQGEDIMAVRKFINTLLDKKVLVNGIQDLFDLFSSQTLLFSQYNPYTGALVYSAEVKREIEEQALRREIVEADYILSLDDVTLQNRYEIERCSTRSFNMEKTVSFHQLSALLAILRERENEGRRKYCYASGGGLYPIDFYIFVKKDRVESLTEGLYAYVPYSHELHFVSTISPDIEDSHYFDNRNIFRQSAFSIYFVFNAAAAMPKYGGLACMLGLLDCGAAMHALNIRSLECGLGSCSIGEMNFHKISRYFKLDVNQKYLHCMEFGLSKA; via the coding sequence ATGGATAAGTTTTATTGGGCGCCTTCGATACTGTGGACTATCCGCGATACGGGAACCCTAATTATCAACGGCGAAGAATACAGTGAAAGTCTGTCCGGTTTATTTCCGAGGTTTTACTTTCTTACCGCAAAAGGTGTGACGCTTTCTCAGCTGCTTAGTGAATTTCAAGGGGAAGATATAATGGCGGTCCGGAAATTTATTAATACCCTCCTTGACAAAAAGGTGTTGGTAAACGGAATTCAGGATTTGTTTGACTTATTTTCGTCACAGACCCTATTGTTTTCCCAATATAACCCCTATACAGGCGCACTTGTTTACAGTGCGGAAGTAAAACGGGAGATAGAGGAACAGGCGCTGAGGAGAGAAATTGTGGAAGCGGATTATATCCTTAGTCTGGACGATGTAACGTTACAGAACAGGTATGAAATCGAAAGGTGCTCCACCCGCAGTTTTAACATGGAGAAAACGGTGAGCTTTCACCAGCTTTCGGCGCTGCTGGCGATTTTGCGCGAACGGGAAAATGAGGGCAGGAGAAAATACTGCTACGCCAGCGGGGGCGGGCTTTATCCCATTGATTTTTATATTTTCGTTAAAAAAGATCGTGTGGAATCCTTGACAGAAGGTTTATACGCTTATGTCCCCTATAGCCATGAACTGCATTTTGTCAGTACAATAAGTCCGGATATTGAGGACAGCCATTATTTTGATAACCGTAATATATTCCGCCAGTCCGCTTTCAGCATCTACTTTGTTTTTAACGCCGCCGCCGCTATGCCCAAATACGGCGGGCTGGCCTGTATGCTGGGGTTGTTGGATTGCGGGGCGGCCATGCACGCCTTAAATATCAGAAGCCTTGAATGCGGTTTGGGAAGCTGCTCCATTGGCGAGATGAATTTCCATAAGATTTCCCGTTATTTTAAGCTTGACGTTAATCAAAAATATTTGCATTGTATGGAATTCGGATTGAGCAAAGCATAG
- a CDS encoding thioesterase II family protein: MTKWINHASENKGAKINLFCFPHAGGSSSYFARWSRNFSEAINIFPVEYPMREKRSGEAMPDSLTELARQMSVECRDMFSAPFALFGHCTGAIIAYEAAQALYEKFQIEPLSLFVSASVSPRYTKIQSVQAMGDEEFIAFVGKYGAVDPVFLENKELLDYFLPIVRKDFELHENYRPGMHPPLTCPIHALNGNHDFNTLASAEVDDWAVFTTAAFKKDVFPGEHFYLDSHLQEICRLLETTLLELG; this comes from the coding sequence ATGACCAAATGGATAAACCATGCCTCCGAAAATAAAGGGGCAAAAATAAATTTATTCTGTTTTCCCCATGCGGGCGGCAGTTCATCTTATTTTGCCAGGTGGAGCCGCAACTTTTCGGAAGCAATCAATATATTTCCGGTAGAATACCCCATGCGTGAGAAGCGGTCGGGGGAAGCGATGCCCGATAGCTTAACAGAATTAGCCCGCCAGATGTCCGTAGAGTGCCGGGATATGTTCAGCGCGCCCTTTGCCTTGTTTGGGCATTGTACAGGGGCCATTATCGCCTACGAGGCAGCCCAGGCTTTATACGAAAAATTTCAAATCGAGCCCCTGTCTTTATTTGTATCGGCCTCCGTATCTCCGCGGTATACAAAAATTCAGTCGGTTCAAGCAATGGGCGATGAAGAATTCATCGCCTTTGTGGGAAAGTATGGAGCCGTAGATCCTGTGTTTTTGGAAAATAAGGAGTTGCTGGATTATTTCCTGCCCATCGTCCGCAAAGACTTTGAACTGCACGAGAATTACAGGCCCGGAATGCATCCCCCGCTGACCTGCCCCATCCATGCCCTCAACGGGAACCATGATTTCAATACATTGGCTTCGGCAGAAGTCGATGATTGGGCAGTCTTTACGACGGCGGCATTTAAAAAAGATGTTTTTCCGGGAGAGCATTTTTACCTGGATAGTCATTTGCAGGAGATATGCCGGCTGCTGGAAACCACATTGCTGGAATTGGGGTAA
- a CDS encoding SDR family oxidoreductase, with translation MEKLTPEEEIILGVWQGCLGRPGITLDENFFEIGGDSIRALAIIEGIREKGLTVPLAKIFSCQTVRELAAIAERVDDEKAEDLQKLKDLLTLFDKGEYQGTFPPAYEEYLNKSKAGSVRVRPEYDHILITGGAGFLACHIAEQILLNSRSRVTLLVRASTAEQARERVETCFNWYFPNKQYLSRYGSRIGAVKGDITRDDLGLEPKEYETLARELDCIVHAAATIKHYGNWDDFYQINVKGTENVIDFAFAGRKKSLHYISTIATGFTVEQSREARPFTECDLSVGQTSPNVYIRSKIQGEEKVIAARNVGLDAKIYRMGFLVQGYESGIFQYGIDRRNVYQASVELQLISTLLKIRKIPALDNGLLDFSYVDISAKAVYLLMHVQEEAFIYHIFNQHKLSLVQFTDLANKFKPQILELLPLEAYQAYVNCHYEELKDELKRILLLTLADDEIDQGLSLRLKCDLTLNFLADRGFRWPQTELRNIGHLIRFLTSRSSSGTPKRIRAWE, from the coding sequence ATGGAAAAATTAACGCCTGAAGAAGAGATTATTTTAGGGGTTTGGCAAGGGTGTTTAGGCCGGCCCGGGATCACCCTTGATGAAAACTTTTTTGAAATCGGCGGCGATTCCATAAGGGCCTTGGCGATTATTGAAGGGATACGGGAGAAAGGCTTAACAGTCCCCCTGGCTAAAATTTTCAGCTGCCAGACGGTTCGGGAACTGGCGGCGATAGCTGAAAGAGTCGATGACGAAAAAGCAGAGGATCTGCAAAAACTTAAGGATTTGTTAACACTTTTTGATAAGGGTGAATATCAGGGCACTTTCCCGCCCGCCTATGAGGAATACCTCAATAAAAGCAAGGCAGGCAGTGTGAGGGTCAGGCCTGAATATGACCACATATTAATAACCGGCGGGGCAGGTTTCCTGGCCTGCCATATAGCCGAACAAATACTGCTCAATAGCCGATCGCGGGTTACGCTGCTGGTACGCGCCTCTACGGCAGAGCAGGCCCGGGAGAGGGTGGAGACCTGTTTTAACTGGTATTTTCCCAATAAGCAATATCTCAGCCGCTATGGTTCCAGGATTGGGGCGGTCAAAGGGGATATTACCCGGGATGATTTGGGTTTGGAGCCAAAAGAATACGAAACGTTGGCGCGGGAGTTGGATTGTATCGTCCATGCCGCCGCTACTATCAAACATTATGGCAATTGGGATGATTTTTATCAGATTAATGTAAAAGGGACAGAAAATGTCATCGATTTTGCCTTTGCCGGCCGCAAAAAAAGCCTGCACTATATCTCGACAATCGCCACGGGTTTTACCGTGGAGCAAAGCCGGGAAGCTAGGCCCTTCACCGAATGTGATTTATCGGTGGGGCAAACTTCCCCCAACGTTTATATCCGGTCAAAAATACAGGGGGAAGAAAAGGTAATCGCAGCCCGCAACGTCGGGTTAGACGCGAAGATTTACCGCATGGGATTTCTCGTTCAAGGGTATGAGAGCGGCATCTTTCAATATGGGATCGACCGGCGGAATGTCTATCAGGCAAGCGTAGAACTGCAGTTGATCTCAACCCTGTTAAAGATTAGAAAGATACCGGCGCTTGACAATGGTCTTTTGGATTTCTCTTATGTGGATATTTCGGCAAAAGCGGTTTATTTGCTGATGCATGTTCAAGAGGAGGCCTTTATTTATCATATATTCAACCAGCACAAATTGTCCTTGGTGCAATTCACTGATCTGGCTAATAAATTTAAGCCTCAAATATTGGAATTGCTCCCGTTGGAAGCGTATCAGGCTTATGTTAACTGTCATTATGAGGAACTGAAGGATGAATTGAAAAGAATACTCTTGCTGACGCTGGCCGATGATGAAATCGACCAGGGGTTATCCCTGCGTTTAAAATGCGATCTTACTCTTAATTTCCTTGCGGACAGGGGTTTTCGATGGCCGCAGACAGAGCTTCGCAATATAGGGCATTTAATAAGATTTTTGACCTCGCGCTCCTCTTCAGGGACGCCTAAGAGGATAAGGGCTTGGGAGTAG
- a CDS encoding type II toxin-antitoxin system Phd/YefM family antitoxin, with protein sequence MNIKPSAAIRKNYNEISELCRHTGEPVFLTKNGEGDLVVMDVETFSRRESLIKLKEKLMQSEIDIQKERTYSVEETAAAMRKAVAEAADARKE encoded by the coding sequence ATAAATATAAAACCATCTGCTGCAATTCGTAAAAATTATAATGAAATTTCCGAGCTGTGCAGACACACAGGAGAGCCGGTATTCCTTACCAAAAACGGTGAGGGGGATTTGGTGGTAATGGACGTGGAGACCTTTTCCCGGCGCGAAAGTCTCATTAAGCTTAAGGAGAAACTGATGCAATCGGAGATTGATATCCAAAAGGAACGAACCTATTCTGTGGAAGAAACAGCCGCCGCCATGCGTAAGGCTGTAGCAGAGGCTGCAGATGCCCGAAAAGAATAA
- a CDS encoding type II toxin-antitoxin system RelE/ParE family toxin, with amino-acid sequence MLIEHARFPANVNATAANRLVDGFVETADSLAAMPERNPWLENDAIPFQKYRKLLFEKHYLFLYQIRGNIVYINAVVDCRQNYSWLL; translated from the coding sequence ATGCTTATCGAACATGCGCGCTTTCCGGCAAATGTGAACGCTACGGCTGCAAACAGGTTGGTTGATGGGTTTGTAGAAACGGCGGATAGTCTCGCCGCTATGCCGGAACGGAATCCGTGGCTAGAGAATGATGCGATCCCTTTTCAGAAGTACCGTAAGCTGCTTTTTGAAAAGCATTACCTGTTTCTTTATCAGATTCGAGGAAATATTGTTTACATCAACGCCGTAGTGGACTGCCGACAGAACTACAGTTGGTTATTATAG
- a CDS encoding DNA cytosine methyltransferase: MRVTAAVINAGLGDISLGLEMAGFKVVVAYEADKKALELHSANLKAPIYPLLVEEIDANAFPEVDLLAARLHLPPFSRFRRAMQPSCESSIYKLYEILSVRKARAFFLMLNAASAKNNRLQELLDTIATMGYECIWKSIDVAQATGLPIKERTVCIAGTLRSTEKLLELPSQSALAQEQLEQYLQLNQPVDPWYFHIRPDNILRHRGESRLYCWKNRAYVEADLVQWNYRQVPLVNTKEGLRKITHREIANLKGFPAHYTLPDGTNRQWLYQKLMYAGNVFVIKQIANMVNPILTDNPWRSRQAERGMWFENLVGRYLVSLAGEEALAQELRIKDRAVDFALYQGSKALYFEVKYYNGRLASTAKIRAVCERLSPLRTDGVPILVLANEVPDYVKAECLDQLGVYIWDVGSLLWLFDKFADIKNEFIASLDYAVEHIEPKLPMPDVFQGVSNASEEKREELGWKEKLLRIAPGREQFQEYEAACIEILKYVLGDYLTLWEPQEPANDGLYRFDLCCKIKSGANQDFFDTIKHYFNTKYIVFEFKNYSQKISQKEIYTTEKYLYEKALRKVAIIISRWGADEHALQAARGSLRETRKLILCLSDNALLEMVDIKTRKEQEPAEFLGALLDDLLVHLEK; the protein is encoded by the coding sequence ATGCGAGTTACAGCTGCAGTCATCAACGCGGGTCTGGGAGATATATCTCTCGGCCTTGAAATGGCAGGGTTTAAGGTAGTCGTGGCTTACGAAGCGGACAAAAAGGCCCTGGAGCTTCACAGTGCCAACCTAAAGGCACCTATTTACCCGCTTCTGGTCGAGGAGATCGATGCCAACGCCTTTCCAGAGGTCGATTTGCTGGCGGCTCGGCTGCATTTGCCCCCTTTTTCCCGCTTCAGGCGCGCAATGCAGCCGTCTTGCGAGTCCTCTATATATAAACTGTATGAAATTTTGTCTGTCCGCAAAGCACGTGCCTTTTTCCTGATGCTCAACGCGGCTTCCGCCAAAAATAACCGGCTCCAAGAGCTTTTGGATACAATCGCTACTATGGGATATGAATGCATATGGAAAAGCATCGATGTGGCGCAGGCCACGGGGCTTCCGATTAAAGAGCGCACTGTTTGCATCGCAGGAACCCTGAGGAGCACGGAAAAGCTTTTAGAGCTTCCGTCGCAAAGCGCCCTGGCGCAGGAACAGCTGGAGCAATACCTACAGTTAAATCAGCCCGTCGATCCGTGGTATTTTCATATCAGGCCGGACAATATTTTGCGGCATCGGGGTGAATCGCGCCTTTACTGTTGGAAGAACCGTGCTTATGTAGAAGCAGACCTTGTTCAGTGGAATTATAGGCAAGTTCCCCTCGTCAACACCAAAGAGGGGCTCCGCAAAATTACTCACCGTGAAATCGCTAATTTAAAGGGGTTTCCAGCGCATTACACCCTGCCTGATGGCACGAACAGGCAATGGCTTTATCAAAAGCTCATGTATGCGGGCAACGTGTTTGTAATCAAACAAATAGCCAATATGGTTAATCCCATTCTGACTGATAATCCGTGGCGAAGCAGGCAAGCGGAACGCGGGATGTGGTTTGAAAATCTGGTTGGACGCTATCTTGTGAGCTTGGCGGGCGAGGAGGCCTTGGCGCAGGAGCTTCGCATAAAAGACCGGGCGGTCGACTTTGCTCTTTATCAGGGAAGCAAAGCCCTGTATTTTGAGGTAAAGTATTATAATGGCAGACTTGCTTCGACCGCCAAGATAAGAGCGGTCTGTGAACGGCTTTCACCTCTCAGGACGGATGGCGTGCCAATTCTGGTTCTTGCAAACGAGGTCCCTGATTATGTCAAGGCCGAATGCCTGGATCAACTCGGTGTTTACATATGGGACGTCGGAAGCCTGTTGTGGCTGTTTGACAAATTTGCGGACATAAAAAATGAATTTATCGCATCCCTGGACTATGCGGTCGAGCATATTGAGCCAAAGCTGCCCATGCCGGATGTGTTTCAGGGCGTTTCAAACGCTTCGGAGGAAAAAAGGGAAGAACTCGGCTGGAAGGAGAAGCTACTGCGCATCGCGCCGGGACGTGAACAGTTTCAGGAGTATGAGGCTGCCTGCATCGAGATTTTAAAGTACGTGCTGGGCGACTATTTGACTCTTTGGGAACCACAGGAACCCGCCAACGACGGTCTATACCGTTTTGATTTGTGCTGCAAGATAAAAAGTGGCGCAAATCAAGATTTTTTTGACACCATCAAGCACTATTTCAACACCAAATACATTGTGTTTGAATTTAAAAACTACAGCCAAAAAATCAGCCAAAAGGAAATATATACAACGGAAAAGTATTTGTATGAGAAAGCGCTGCGAAAGGTGGCTATCATTATTTCCCGGTGGGGTGCGGATGAACATGCGCTGCAGGCGGCAAGGGGGAGCTTGAGAGAAACGAGAAAGCTGATCCTTTGTCTATCGGATAATGCTTTGCTGGAAATGGTCGACATTAAAACGCGCAAAGAACAGGAGCCCGCGGAATTTTTAGGAGCGCTTCTGGACGACCTTCTTGTTCATCTGGAAAAATGA
- a CDS encoding KilA-N domain-containing protein codes for MTEAEKRRAEAIWTYRISQEKVLKSLVARGIFTQEHANYMSDYLLEQLNLLDVPGSHLSSIGEKMINANRGHSPYVSLTDIAREKNSKSPGYLIQSWLRNSNSIEYLRLWEKRFNPSFLDDECEKLIQTIRTSSATLTPKIWISVTKAVGIESRAGKNGGTMAHPEIAEAFRAWLFPEVMLKMVKRYRCFQPELDESPAHVSKAES; via the coding sequence GTGACTGAAGCTGAAAAACGGCGGGCTGAAGCAATTTGGACCTATAGGATATCGCAGGAAAAAGTTTTAAAGAGCCTTGTTGCGAGAGGAATCTTCACACAAGAGCACGCCAACTATATGTCTGATTACCTCCTTGAACAACTAAATCTGTTGGATGTCCCCGGTTCACATCTGTCCTCTATTGGAGAAAAGATGATCAACGCAAATCGCGGACACAGTCCTTATGTTTCACTTACGGATATCGCAAGAGAAAAGAATAGCAAATCCCCAGGATATCTTATTCAAAGTTGGCTGCGCAACAGCAATTCCATTGAATATTTAAGACTATGGGAGAAAAGGTTTAATCCAAGTTTTCTTGATGATGAGTGCGAAAAGCTTATTCAAACCATCCGGACAAGCAGCGCTACCCTGACTCCAAAGATATGGATCAGTGTTACCAAGGCAGTAGGCATCGAATCCAGAGCAGGCAAGAATGGTGGAACGATGGCTCATCCGGAAATCGCTGAAGCATTTCGGGCTTGGCTATTTCCAGAGGTTATGCTGAAGATGGTAAAAAGGTATAGATGCTTTCAACCTGAATTGGATGAATCACCGGCTCATGTGAGCAAGGCTGAATCCTAA
- a CDS encoding helix-turn-helix domain-containing protein, translating to MTIQQLMHDMQMSRYRLSKISGIPWTTLADIYSGKTHLDRCGARTLFKLSKALGLSIEELLALETEPEKSAADGKPNRKMYLETELSGSIQKAIKEYLQGEKEQVLHLDCLWDELYGAINADLWSGLITEEQAGYLREKYLGLGGKEESIHD from the coding sequence ATGACAATACAACAGCTTATGCATGACATGCAGATGTCCCGTTATCGGTTATCAAAAATCAGTGGGATTCCATGGACAACTCTTGCAGATATTTATTCCGGAAAAACACATCTGGACCGATGCGGCGCAAGGACGCTTTTCAAGCTGTCCAAAGCACTTGGTCTATCCATCGAGGAACTGTTGGCGCTGGAAACAGAGCCGGAGAAAAGCGCAGCCGATGGAAAACCGAACAGAAAAATGTACTTGGAAACTGAACTGTCGGGGAGTATTCAAAAAGCAATCAAAGAATACTTGCAGGGAGAAAAAGAGCAGGTGCTGCATCTTGACTGCTTGTGGGATGAGTTATATGGAGCCATTAATGCCGACCTTTGGTCAGGCTTAATTACGGAGGAACAGGCAGGCTACCTGCGCGAAAAATATCTTGGTTTAGGCGGAAAGGAGGAGAGTATTCATGATTGA
- a CDS encoding TetR/AcrR family transcriptional regulator: MEGDDLTTLQKIMAEGKKEFLEKGFKDASLRNIVKCAGVTTGAFYGYYPDKKALFEALVLPVVNGLRAMFLAAQEEFDHLPGAAKKESVYDYSSEEVRKFMAYIYDHFDEFKLLISCAEGTAFSDFIHDMVEIEVEYTLKFVESTGNDALASGRATPELLHIISSAFLSAVFEVVKHDMSREAADSYIESLRQFFTAGWKSILNP; the protein is encoded by the coding sequence GTGGAGGGCGATGATTTAACTACATTGCAGAAAATAATGGCTGAGGGTAAAAAAGAATTCTTGGAAAAAGGCTTTAAGGATGCTTCCCTGCGAAACATTGTCAAGTGTGCCGGTGTTACGACAGGAGCATTTTACGGCTATTATCCGGATAAGAAAGCGCTCTTTGAGGCCTTAGTGCTGCCTGTTGTGAACGGACTGAGGGCAATGTTTTTAGCGGCCCAGGAGGAATTTGATCACTTGCCGGGAGCTGCTAAAAAGGAAAGTGTCTATGATTATTCATCAGAAGAGGTCAGGAAATTCATGGCCTATATCTATGATCATTTTGATGAATTCAAGCTGCTTATTTCTTGTGCAGAGGGAACGGCTTTCTCAGATTTTATCCATGACATGGTAGAGATTGAGGTAGAGTACACCTTGAAATTTGTGGAATCCACAGGAAACGATGCGCTAGCTTCCGGCCGGGCTACGCCGGAACTGCTGCATATTATTTCAAGTGCCTTTTTGTCCGCGGTATTTGAGGTGGTAAAGCATGACATGTCAAGGGAGGCGGCAGACAGCTATATAGAGAGTCTAAGGCAATTTTTCACGGCAGGCTGGAAGAGCATTTTAAATCCTTAA
- a CDS encoding class I SAM-dependent methyltransferase codes for MHRNLQGVPETLLIPLWARAAETREKKPIIRDEKAVEMVGKIDYDFSKFKGSWLTQTGVAVRTEILDREVRKFIQKHPEAVIVNIGCGLDTRYLRVDNGRIRWYDLDLPEPMGIRKNFFQESGRYRMIGKSVFDYSWVRDVQAEGAPILLLAEGVFMYFTEQEMKELMEHLTKLFPGSHLLFEMLPRFLVKFGGKHETVRKTEARFQWGIRSGKDMEVLNPQIRFLEEWNFFDLHRKRWKWMGWLALIPAFKNNFNDRIVHLVFL; via the coding sequence ATGCACCGGAATTTGCAAGGGGTGCCTGAAACTCTCTTGATCCCTTTATGGGCAAGAGCAGCGGAGACAAGGGAGAAAAAGCCGATTATCCGGGATGAAAAGGCTGTTGAAATGGTCGGAAAGATCGACTATGACTTCTCAAAATTCAAGGGTTCCTGGCTAACCCAAACAGGTGTTGCCGTCAGAACAGAAATATTGGACAGGGAGGTGAGAAAATTTATTCAAAAGCATCCGGAGGCGGTGATCGTTAACATAGGCTGTGGTTTGGATACCCGCTATTTAAGAGTGGATAACGGGAGAATCCGGTGGTATGACCTGGACCTTCCCGAGCCTATGGGCATCCGCAAGAACTTTTTCCAGGAAAGCGGCAGGTACAGGATGATCGGCAAATCCGTGTTTGATTATTCCTGGGTGCGGGATGTTCAGGCGGAAGGAGCGCCAATTCTCTTGCTGGCGGAAGGTGTATTTATGTACTTCACGGAGCAAGAGATGAAGGAACTGATGGAGCACCTGACCAAACTGTTTCCCGGTTCCCACCTGCTGTTTGAAATGCTGCCCCGCTTTCTGGTGAAATTCGGCGGCAAGCATGAAACAGTCCGTAAAACGGAAGCCAGGTTTCAATGGGGGATCAGAAGCGGCAAGGATATGGAGGTTTTAAATCCTCAAATCCGCTTTCTTGAAGAATGGAATTTCTTTGATTTGCACCGGAAGAGATGGAAATGGATGGGCTGGCTGGCTTTAATTCCGGCTTTTAAAAATAATTTCAACGATAGAATCGTCCACCTGGTTTTTCTGTAA
- a CDS encoding ABC transporter ATP-binding protein, with the protein MPAEKKEFILKRFTPYMGSKKTLLPLSLVLSGLSAVLNIVPFVLVWYITRDILSSTQSMSLAKVSFYAWLAFGSAVGGVAVYFLALLSSHLAAFRVEIGMQKVGMDKILSMPLGFFDQHASGKIRKIVNDGAGTTHSFLAHQLPDMAGSFVSPALLIALILIVDWRMGLASLVPIILGFITMRFMMSAEGQRFQRMYYDSLEEMSSESVEYIRGIPVVKTFGQSIFSFKRFYASIIKYKEMVHAYTLLWRKPMPFYSAVMQSAAFFLIPMAIFLIGRGDNLPLVLADFTFYMLVSPIFAMLLMKSMYFRQNTLIAEQAIDRLDALTEYPGLSYREKGKTIPNYSLEFRNVVFSYAGSDHPALDNISFKLNPGETIALVGASGGGKTTIARLAARFWDADAGEVLVGGINVRDIPKKELMESMALVFQNTKLFKASLRENIVFGKEKVKEEAIHQAIESSQSGEIIANLPEGLDTEIGSKGTYLSGGEQQRIAIARAIVKDAPIVLLDEATAFADPENEHLIQKALKELSRGKTTLMIAHRLTSVQNADRILVIENGKIAEEGTQEELLQMGGIYKGMWDEYQKSLAWKINAKGQEDGGQNA; encoded by the coding sequence ATGCCTGCAGAGAAAAAAGAATTCATTTTAAAAAGGTTCACACCTTATATGGGCAGCAAAAAAACCCTTTTGCCTTTATCCCTGGTATTGTCGGGGCTGTCCGCAGTCCTTAACATTGTACCTTTTGTCCTGGTATGGTATATAACCCGGGATATTTTGTCCTCTACCCAGTCCATGAGTCTGGCCAAGGTCAGCTTTTATGCCTGGCTGGCCTTTGGGAGTGCGGTAGGAGGCGTGGCCGTCTATTTCTTGGCCCTCTTAAGCTCCCATCTTGCCGCCTTTCGCGTCGAAATCGGCATGCAAAAAGTCGGTATGGACAAAATACTCTCTATGCCCCTGGGCTTTTTTGATCAGCATGCCAGCGGAAAAATCCGCAAGATTGTCAATGACGGGGCTGGAACAACCCATAGCTTTTTGGCACACCAGCTTCCGGATATGGCAGGCAGCTTCGTGTCCCCCGCGCTGCTGATCGCGCTGATCCTGATCGTAGACTGGAGAATGGGGCTGGCTTCCCTTGTGCCCATTATTCTGGGCTTTATCACCATGCGCTTTATGATGAGCGCTGAAGGCCAACGATTTCAGAGAATGTATTATGACTCTTTGGAAGAAATGAGTTCCGAATCCGTGGAATATATCCGGGGTATCCCGGTGGTTAAAACCTTCGGCCAAAGTATTTTTTCATTTAAGCGCTTTTATGCCAGCATCATCAAATATAAAGAGATGGTCCACGCTTATACCCTGCTTTGGCGAAAGCCCATGCCCTTTTACAGCGCAGTGATGCAATCCGCCGCCTTCTTCTTAATTCCCATGGCGATTTTTTTAATCGGCAGAGGAGATAACCTCCCCCTTGTCCTGGCCGACTTTACCTTTTATATGCTTGTATCGCCAATCTTTGCCATGCTTTTGATGAAATCCATGTATTTCCGGCAGAATACCCTGATAGCCGAGCAAGCCATTGACAGATTGGATGCTCTGACAGAGTATCCCGGCCTGAGCTATAGGGAGAAAGGCAAAACTATTCCAAACTACAGTCTGGAATTCAGAAATGTGGTGTTTTCCTATGCAGGCAGCGACCATCCCGCCCTGGACAACATCAGCTTTAAATTAAACCCGGGGGAAACTATAGCCCTGGTTGGAGCCTCAGGGGGAGGGAAAACCACCATTGCCCGGCTGGCCGCCCGCTTCTGGGACGCGGATGCCGGTGAAGTTCTGGTTGGGGGAATTAATGTCCGGGATATTCCCAAAAAAGAACTGATGGAGAGCATGGCCCTGGTTTTTCAAAATACGAAGCTATTTAAAGCTTCCTTAAGGGAAAATATTGTTTTTGGCAAAGAAAAGGTCAAAGAGGAAGCAATCCATCAAGCCATTGAATCTTCTCAGTCCGGGGAAATCATTGCCAATCTGCCCGAGGGGCTTGACACTGAGATCGGCTCAAAGGGCACCTATCTTTCCGGGGGAGAACAGCAACGAATTGCCATTGCCAGGGCCATTGTCAAGGATGCCCCCATCGTCCTTTTAGATGAAGCTACAGCCTTTGCCGATCCCGAGAATGAGCATTTGATTCAAAAAGCTCTGAAAGAGCTGAGCCGCGGCAAAACGACCCTCATGATCGCCCATCGCCTGACCAGTGTGCAAAACGCAGATAGGATTCTGGTGATTGAAAACGGGAAAATCGCCGAGGAAGGAACTCAGGAAGAATTGCTGCAGATGGGCGGTATCTACAAAGGGATGTGGGATGAATACCAGAAATCCCTGGCCTGGAAAATAAACGCTAAAGGACAGGAGGATGGAGGTCAAAATGCTTAA